In Candidatus Defluviibacterium haderslevense, the following are encoded in one genomic region:
- a CDS encoding gliding motility-associated C-terminal domain-containing protein, with translation MKKIKINSYKIKNDIIIISLFLLFAVFAQILSAQVKCCCGSPKELDFPGLDFELSPLPPLGWFNNYQVGSTLGDWLIISGAIDHVDKEHYFNTSSGNPNGPSNYVDLFGSPGSSGTMIYPLTGLTPGFLYTIEFYYAKFNLPGRFIANLSIGNGTWLNVNWTAGNPGNSIWLKASYNFTAQASSTNLQFKDISGITTSGGIGVLIDDIKIFECPGDLEKPMVINPPEDIEVSCEKDVPATPTLMFSDNCDVNPKVSFTEKIEIINPCYKKLTRTWRMEDACGNINNEEQIIDIIDKNPPQYIKLPESKMVYCEEDVTKEFNDWIKLNGNAIAIDECDKVSWRQVINHTLNKSCDSVKVDFIATDQCGQENQESAYFIVRDTIIPKFVIRPQDKNIVCKPNKLDSLNVWLQSYGNSTIGKDCDTVIMSYQYDGDITKNPIHVMFYTSDRCGNIDSSMASFSYRAGNDTFQITDYSCSYIRNSKDTIIYHTSECDSVVITERIKRNSDSVVLIRMTCDSSQKILDTLRLTNVYGCDSIIFLQYKIEAKHQNIIKKYDCQLTQYKTDTIILQGQFCDSLIITEQIPLRRDSVKIERISCDKSMEGTTTNHFINNLGCDSIVVINTIYRAQQITRLVKQECGLLQSYIDTNKIVTANCDSLIITDHIGIPLDSTRIDGLTCDSNEVGVFIKKLINRLGCDSIVIETKQLAKTNYINIVKTTCKLSEAGKETEVLINSYGCDSIIETVTTFIPSDTNHIIQYTCDVLKIGIDTARYITKLCDSLIITDYRFKAGDMVEISQYTCDLSKTRKDTTWLKNRIGCDSIIYSDIQYRPLKLEYAIDSIGCYNEKNGKIRILNSSDFKEPYELYVNGTNYNNENEITNLASGRYEIYIKDQRSCYSDSVKIEFVNPEELKTELGQDKEIESGTRVKVNLQTNKTLVNIYWTPKNISNCINCNEIEILIDQDTWIYSQGIDEHGCISLDSIYIRIKKSKKVYAPNVISPNGDQINDYFFIQGEEGSIVKTLVIYDRWGEKIFEAINEPINSPNSRWDGTFHSQELTPGVYVYYAQVKTEKDIVELFGEITLLR, from the coding sequence TTGAAAAAAATTAAAATTAATTCTTACAAAATTAAAAATGATATAATTATTATTAGTTTATTTTTATTATTTGCTGTTTTTGCTCAAATATTGTCAGCTCAAGTTAAATGTTGTTGTGGCAGTCCAAAAGAATTAGATTTTCCAGGATTAGATTTTGAATTAAGTCCACTACCACCTTTAGGATGGTTTAATAATTATCAAGTAGGAAGTACATTGGGTGATTGGTTGATCATTTCAGGAGCAATTGACCATGTTGATAAAGAACATTATTTTAATACTAGTTCTGGTAATCCAAATGGACCTTCAAATTATGTAGATTTATTTGGTTCCCCAGGTTCTTCAGGTACTATGATTTATCCATTAACGGGTTTAACACCGGGCTTCCTTTACACAATTGAATTTTATTATGCAAAATTCAATTTACCAGGAAGATTTATAGCCAATTTGAGTATAGGAAACGGCACATGGTTAAACGTTAATTGGACAGCAGGGAATCCCGGAAATAGTATTTGGCTTAAAGCTTCTTATAATTTTACGGCTCAAGCCTCTAGTACTAATCTACAATTTAAAGATATAAGTGGAATAACCACTTCAGGCGGAATTGGAGTATTAATTGATGATATTAAAATATTTGAATGTCCAGGTGATTTAGAAAAACCAATGGTCATTAATCCACCAGAGGATATTGAGGTATCATGTGAAAAAGATGTACCAGCGACACCAACATTAATGTTTAGTGATAATTGTGATGTAAATCCAAAAGTTAGTTTTACAGAAAAGATTGAAATTATAAATCCATGCTATAAAAAACTTACCAGAACATGGCGAATGGAAGATGCGTGTGGCAACATTAATAACGAAGAACAAATCATTGACATTATAGATAAAAATCCACCCCAATATATAAAATTGCCTGAGAGTAAAATGGTATATTGTGAAGAAGATGTCACAAAAGAATTTAATGATTGGATTAAATTAAATGGGAATGCAATTGCGATAGATGAATGTGATAAAGTGAGTTGGAGACAAGTAATTAATCATACTCTAAATAAAAGTTGTGATAGTGTTAAGGTTGATTTTATAGCAACAGATCAGTGTGGACAAGAAAATCAAGAGAGTGCTTATTTTATTGTAAGAGATACAATTATTCCAAAATTTGTTATCAGACCACAAGACAAGAATATTGTATGTAAGCCCAATAAATTAGACTCATTAAATGTGTGGTTACAAAGTTATGGCAATTCAACAATTGGTAAAGATTGTGATACTGTGATTATGAGCTATCAATATGATGGGGATATAACAAAAAACCCAATTCATGTAATGTTTTATACATCAGATAGATGTGGAAACATAGATAGCAGTATGGCAAGTTTTAGCTATAGAGCAGGAAATGATACATTTCAAATTACAGATTATTCATGTAGTTATATTAGAAATTCAAAAGATACCATTATTTATCATACTAGTGAATGTGATAGTGTTGTAATCACAGAAAGGATAAAAAGAAATTCAGATAGTGTAGTATTAATAAGAATGACTTGTGACTCGAGTCAAAAAATATTGGATACCCTACGATTAACAAATGTATATGGATGTGATTCAATTATTTTTTTGCAGTATAAAATAGAAGCAAAACATCAAAATATAATCAAAAAATATGATTGTCAATTAACTCAATATAAAACGGATACCATTATATTACAAGGTCAATTTTGTGATTCATTAATCATCACAGAACAAATACCGTTGAGAAGAGACAGTGTAAAAATTGAAAGAATAAGTTGTGATAAATCAATGGAAGGAACTACAACGAATCATTTTATAAATAATTTGGGTTGTGATAGTATAGTAGTAATAAATACCATTTATCGAGCCCAACAGATTACAAGATTAGTTAAGCAAGAGTGTGGTTTATTGCAATCTTATATAGACACGAACAAAATAGTAACAGCTAATTGTGACAGTCTGATAATCACAGATCATATTGGAATTCCATTAGATAGTACGAGGATTGATGGATTAACCTGCGATTCCAATGAAGTTGGTGTATTTATAAAGAAATTAATCAATCGATTGGGTTGTGACAGTATCGTTATTGAAACCAAACAATTGGCAAAAACGAATTATATAAATATTGTAAAAACGACATGCAAATTATCAGAGGCAGGTAAAGAAACAGAGGTACTCATAAATAGTTATGGGTGTGATAGTATAATAGAAACCGTAACAACATTTATTCCTTCAGACACAAATCATATTATTCAGTACACTTGTGATGTATTGAAAATTGGAATCGACACTGCTCGATATATTACAAAATTATGCGATAGTTTAATTATTACTGATTACCGATTTAAAGCAGGAGACATGGTTGAAATAAGTCAATATACTTGTGATTTATCAAAAACAAGAAAAGATACAACGTGGTTAAAAAACAGAATTGGATGTGATAGCATTATTTACAGCGATATACAATATCGTCCATTAAAACTGGAATATGCAATAGATTCTATAGGATGTTATAATGAAAAAAACGGCAAAATTAGAATTCTAAATAGTAGCGATTTTAAAGAACCGTATGAACTTTATGTTAATGGAACAAACTATAACAATGAAAATGAAATTACAAACCTAGCTAGTGGAAGGTATGAAATATATATAAAGGATCAAAGATCATGTTATAGTGATTCAGTGAAAATAGAATTTGTAAATCCAGAAGAATTAAAAACAGAATTAGGACAGGACAAGGAAATAGAAAGCGGTACGCGAGTAAAAGTTAATTTGCAAACGAACAAGACTTTGGTTAATATTTATTGGACACCAAAAAATATCAGCAATTGTATAAATTGTAATGAAATAGAAATATTGATAGATCAAGACACATGGATATATAGTCAAGGAATTGATGAACATGGATGTATAAGTTTAGATTCTATATATATACGAATAAAGAAATCTAAAAAAGTATATGCACCAAATGTAATCTCTCCAAATGGAGATCAAATAAATGATTATTTTTTCATCCAAGGCGAAGAGGGATCTATAGTAAAAACATTAGTCATATATGATCGATGGGGCGAGAAGATATTTGAAGCGATTAACGAACCAATTAATTCACCGAATTCAAGATGGGATGGAACATTCCATTCACAAGAATTAACACCTGGTGTGTATGTGTATTATGCACAGGTGAAAACAGAAAAGGATATTGTTGAATTATTTGGGGAAATTACATTATTAAGATGA
- a CDS encoding aspartate-semialdehyde dehydrogenase: protein MRVAIVGVTGMVGRKILNVLEEVNFPISQLIPVASDRSVGKTLHWKGQEYTIYSMEKAINMKPQIALFSAGGSTSLEWAPKFVEVGCFVIDNSSAFRMETDIPLVVPEINSNVINQETKLIANPNCSTIQLVMVLNPLHSKYKLKRLVISTYQSFTGTGMKAVHQYETERDGKDSLENRVYAHPIFENCIPQCDVFIDNDYTKEEMKMVNETRKILNDDQIRITATAVRVPVHGGHSESVNIEFYNQVEINEIKKILNNTKGVILMDNPKQSIYPTPLQAKEKNEVLVGRIRVDESQDNTINLWICADNLRKGAATNAVQIAQYIVNQHYI from the coding sequence ATGCGAGTAGCTATAGTTGGAGTCACAGGAATGGTGGGAAGAAAGATTCTCAATGTACTTGAGGAAGTTAATTTTCCAATTTCTCAATTAATTCCGGTTGCTTCTGATCGTTCCGTAGGAAAAACCCTCCATTGGAAGGGACAGGAATATACGATCTATAGTATGGAAAAGGCGATTAATATGAAACCACAAATTGCCTTATTTTCAGCAGGTGGAAGCACATCTTTAGAATGGGCACCAAAATTTGTAGAGGTTGGTTGTTTTGTAATTGATAATTCTTCAGCTTTTAGAATGGAAACAGATATTCCTTTGGTTGTTCCAGAAATTAATTCAAATGTGATAAATCAAGAAACTAAGTTAATAGCAAACCCAAATTGTTCAACGATACAATTAGTTATGGTTTTGAACCCACTCCATTCAAAATATAAATTAAAAAGATTAGTTATTTCGACCTATCAATCCTTTACGGGAACAGGAATGAAGGCAGTTCATCAATATGAAACTGAAAGAGATGGTAAGGATAGCCTAGAAAATAGAGTTTATGCGCATCCTATATTTGAAAATTGCATTCCACAATGTGATGTTTTTATAGATAATGACTATACAAAGGAAGAAATGAAAATGGTTAACGAAACGCGAAAGATACTAAATGATGATCAAATTAGAATAACAGCAACTGCTGTTCGCGTTCCAGTTCATGGAGGCCATTCAGAATCTGTTAATATTGAATTTTATAATCAAGTTGAGATTAATGAAATAAAAAAAATTTTAAATAACACCAAAGGGGTCATTTTAATGGATAATCCAAAGCAATCCATATATCCGACACCATTGCAAGCTAAGGAAAAAAATGAAGTTTTAGTTGGTAGGATTAGAGTGGATGAATCACAAGACAATACTATAAATCTATGGATTTGTGCGGATAACCTTAGAAAGGGAGCTGCAACAAATGCTGTCCAAATAGCTCAATATATTGTTAATCAACATTATATATAA
- a CDS encoding gliding motility-associated C-terminal domain-containing protein codes for MKISNRYFLRLILGTIIFQFFSSKSVLAQLKCCCGAAMEIDLPGLDFEFDPYPLPLGFIPYTAVSSFGPWIVTQGAVDHGDKDYCGGLSSGNPNGPSTFMDLYGSPPTGGAAGTVIYPLTGLIPGNTYYIEFWYATFTANGNFSANLKIENGSWLNVSWTANNPGNVVWLKKTYSFIAKATTSVLSFTDTGSSSSIIQIGMLLDDIKIFSCPGDQEGPMVNNPPEDTEVSCDKEIPIIPILTFSDNCDINPKVSFTEKIEIINPCYKKLTRTWRMEDACGNINNEEQIIDIIDKNPPQYIKLPESKMVYCEEDVTKEFNDWIKLNGNAIAIDECDKVSWRQVINHTLNKSCDSVKVDFIATDQCGQENQESAYFIVRDTIIPKFVIRPQDKNIVCKPNKLDSLNVWLQSYGNSRTGKDCDTVIMRYQYDGDITKNPIQVMFYTSDRCGNIDSSIASFSYRAGNDTFQITDYSCSYIKNSKDTIIYSTNECDSIVIIDRIKRNSDSVVLIRMTCDSSQKILDTLRLTNVYGCDSIIFLQYKIEAKHQNIIKKYDCELTQYKTDTIILQGQFCDSLSITEQIPLRRDSVKIERISCDKSMEGTTTNHFINNLGCDSIVVINTIYRAQQITRLVKQECGLLQSYIDTNKIVTANCDSLIITDHIGIPLDSTRIDGLTCDTNKVGVFIKKLINRLGCDSIVIETKQLAKTNYINIAKTTCKLSEAGKETELLINSYGCDSIIETVTTFIPSDTNHIIQYTCDVLKIGIDTARYITKLCDSLIITDYRFKAGDTVEISQYTCDLSKTRKDTTWLKNRIGCDSIIYSDIQYRPLKLEYAIDSIGCYNEKNGKIRILNSIDFKEPYELYVNGTNYNNENEITNLASGRYEIYIKDQRSCYRDSVKIEFVNPEELKTELGQDKEIESGTRVKVNLQTNKTLVNIYWTPKNISNCINCNEIEILIDQDTWIYSQGIDEHGCISLDSIYIRIKKSKKVYAPNVISPNGDQINDYFFIQGEEGSIVKTLVIYDRWGEKIFEAINRPINSPNSGWDGTFHSKELTPGVYVYYALVLTEGKNNEIFGEITLLK; via the coding sequence ATGAAAATTAGTAATAGATATTTTCTTCGATTGATTTTAGGAACTATCATCTTTCAATTTTTTAGCAGCAAAAGCGTATTAGCCCAACTCAAATGTTGTTGTGGAGCAGCAATGGAAATTGATTTACCCGGTTTGGATTTTGAATTTGACCCGTATCCGCTTCCCTTAGGTTTTATTCCATATACAGCGGTTAGTTCTTTTGGGCCTTGGATTGTAACCCAAGGAGCAGTCGATCATGGAGACAAGGATTACTGTGGAGGACTTAGTTCTGGTAATCCGAATGGTCCTTCGACTTTTATGGATCTATATGGTTCTCCACCAACAGGTGGAGCTGCCGGAACGGTAATATACCCATTAACAGGGCTTATTCCAGGCAACACATATTATATTGAATTTTGGTATGCAACGTTTACCGCAAATGGAAATTTTTCAGCAAATTTAAAAATAGAAAATGGATCCTGGTTAAATGTTAGCTGGACAGCAAATAATCCAGGAAATGTTGTGTGGCTGAAGAAAACGTATTCATTTATAGCAAAAGCAACAACTTCGGTATTATCTTTTACTGATACAGGATCTAGTTCTTCTATAATTCAAATTGGAATGTTGCTAGATGACATTAAAATTTTTTCTTGTCCAGGAGATCAAGAAGGACCAATGGTCAATAATCCACCAGAGGATACTGAAGTTTCATGTGACAAAGAGATACCTATAATTCCAATATTAACGTTTTCAGATAATTGTGATATAAATCCAAAAGTTAGTTTTACAGAAAAGATTGAAATTATAAATCCATGCTATAAAAAACTTACCAGAACATGGCGCATGGAAGATGCGTGTGGCAACATTAATAACGAAGAACAAATCATTGACATTATAGATAAAAATCCACCCCAATATATAAAATTGCCTGAGAGTAAAATGGTATATTGTGAAGAAGATGTCACAAAAGAATTTAATGATTGGATTAAATTAAATGGGAATGCAATTGCGATAGATGAATGTGATAAAGTGAGTTGGAGACAAGTAATTAATCATACTCTAAATAAAAGTTGTGATAGTGTTAAGGTTGATTTTATAGCAACAGATCAGTGTGGACAAGAAAATCAAGAGAGTGCTTATTTTATTGTAAGAGATACAATTATTCCAAAATTTGTTATCAGACCACAAGACAAGAATATTGTATGTAAGCCCAATAAATTAGACTCATTAAATGTGTGGTTACAAAGTTATGGCAATTCAAGAACGGGAAAAGATTGTGATACTGTAATTATGAGATATCAATATGATGGGGATATAACAAAAAACCCAATTCAAGTAATGTTTTATACATCAGACAGATGTGGAAACATAGATAGTAGTATAGCAAGTTTTAGCTATAGAGCAGGAAATGATACATTTCAAATTACAGATTATTCTTGTAGTTATATTAAAAATTCAAAAGATACTATTATTTATAGTACTAATGAGTGCGATAGCATTGTAATCATAGATAGGATAAAAAGAAATTCAGATAGTGTAGTATTAATAAGAATGACTTGTGACTCGAGTCAAAAAATATTGGATACCCTACGATTAACAAATGTATATGGATGTGATTCAATTATTTTTTTGCAGTATAAAATAGAAGCAAAACATCAAAATATAATCAAAAAATATGATTGTGAATTAACTCAATATAAAACGGATACCATTATATTACAAGGTCAATTTTGTGATTCATTAAGCATCACAGAACAAATACCGTTGAGAAGAGACAGTGTAAAAATTGAAAGAATAAGTTGTGATAAATCAATGGAAGGAACTACAACGAATCATTTTATAAATAATTTGGGTTGTGATAGTATAGTAGTAATAAATACCATTTATCGAGCCCAACAGATTACGAGATTAGTTAAGCAAGAGTGTGGTTTATTGCAATCTTATATAGACACGAACAAAATAGTAACAGCTAATTGTGACAGTCTGATAATCACAGATCATATTGGAATTCCATTAGATAGTACGAGGATTGATGGATTAACGTGCGATACCAATAAAGTTGGTGTATTTATAAAGAAATTAATCAATCGATTGGGTTGTGACAGTATCGTTATTGAAACCAAACAATTGGCAAAAACGAATTATATAAATATTGCAAAAACGACATGCAAATTATCAGAGGCAGGTAAAGAAACAGAGTTACTCATAAATAGTTATGGGTGTGATAGTATAATAGAAACCGTAACAACATTTATTCCTTCAGACACAAATCATATTATTCAGTACACTTGTGATGTATTGAAAATTGGAATCGACACTGCTCGATATATTACAAAATTATGCGATAGTTTAATTATTACTGATTACCGATTTAAAGCAGGAGACACGGTTGAAATAAGTCAATATACTTGTGATTTATCAAAAACAAGAAAAGATACAACGTGGTTAAAAAACAGAATTGGATGTGATAGCATTATTTACAGCGATATACAATACCGTCCATTAAAACTGGAATATGCAATAGATTCTATAGGATGTTATAATGAAAAAAACGGCAAAATTAGAATTCTAAATAGTATCGATTTTAAAGAACCGTATGAACTTTATGTTAATGGAACAAACTATAACAATGAAAATGAAATTACAAACCTGGCTAGTGGAAGGTATGAAATATATATAAAGGATCAAAGATCATGTTATAGAGATTCAGTGAAAATAGAATTTGTAAATCCAGAAGAATTAAAAACAGAATTAGGACAGGACAAGGAAATAGAAAGCGGTACGCGAGTAAAAGTTAATTTGCAAACGAACAAGACTTTGGTTAATATTTATTGGACACCAAAAAATATCAGCAATTGTATAAATTGTAATGAAATAGAAATATTGATAGATCAAGACACATGGATATATAGTCAAGGAATTGATGAACATGGATGTATAAGTTTAGATTCTATATATATACGAATAAAGAAATCTAAAAAAGTATATGCACCAAATGTAATCTCTCCAAATGGAGATCAAATAAATGATTATTTTTTCATCCAAGGCGAAGAGGGATCTATAGTAAAAACATTAGTCATATATGATCGATGGGGAGAGAAGATATTTGAGGCGATTAACAGGCCAATTAATTCACCAAATTCTGGATGGGATGGAACATTCCATTCAAAAGAATTAACACCTGGTGTTTATGTGTATTATGCTCTAGTTCTGACTGAGGGAAAGAATAATGAAATATTCGGTGAAATAACACTATTAAAATAA
- a CDS encoding lamin tail domain-containing protein, producing MYKILRFSLIIFELLPCFGFSQWNETFDKDNLLEWSGDTSNFIINNLHQLNLQAPSAGKSFISRPYQNKDELITWEFFVNLQFAPSSSNLVRIYFLMDQSQPLFNSTYFIEIGETGNLDKWNFFLKNNSNTILLGSGTIGKLSTDPSICRFKINKATDTTWRIETDYSGGSNFNFEQLILDTFSVQISNALFGLECNYTETRKDKFTFDDILIYHSGIDTSAPEIISAKAISENKILIQFNEPIDLLSSLLVSNYTVPTIGNPDSIIFLSGSNSIYELAFSKFFVSNQIYHLEYHNIEDLKGNTNFNIKEIPFTYEKIEEPIKGDLLINEFLADPSPSIGLPEVEFIELINTTHKKLNLQGLSVSDGGSSKAQFSNNIINPNEIIICCPIKDTSSYKLFGSVVGLNNFPSLNNSGDYIILKNSKDEILDEIYYSDSWFETSAQKEGGYSLELTNTLQSCKGQFVWRPSSSLIGGTPGMPNSYTTLVKDSTGPILIDAIPLSQWEIKLKFNEVLDINSATNPLNYNIFPSRSVASIDLISFSENEVVILLDEPLINSISYTITLKDILDCIGNKMITINTLIELPSTPEYNDLLWNEVLFNPKSGGSDYVEIYNNSNKLLSLDQLYISNPSWQNNWIKINNDKLIYPHTYLALATNKKNTIESYPHSDSSLILESSLPLLDDDKGSLVLSYFNKTTFKLIDSFSYDKNWHNPLLTLTEGISLEKINPSFVSDKAQNWQSASKQIYYGSPGLKNSQFIDTFLNDKHKLYQLLNTTISPNQDGFQDVLSIQFNLDLAGYKINAEIYNLSGFLIKTISQDLIATKDFMNWFGEDNNNKPVFSGNYILNLILIHPNGSKKHFKENIKVDNN from the coding sequence ATGTATAAAATATTACGATTCTCCCTGATAATATTTGAATTGTTACCTTGCTTTGGCTTTAGCCAGTGGAATGAAACCTTCGATAAAGATAATTTACTTGAATGGTCCGGTGATACTTCGAATTTTATAATAAATAATTTGCACCAGTTAAATTTACAAGCCCCTTCAGCCGGGAAATCATTTATCTCTAGACCATACCAAAATAAGGATGAATTGATAACATGGGAGTTTTTTGTCAATTTACAATTTGCTCCATCTTCTTCAAATCTAGTCAGAATTTATTTCTTAATGGATCAATCTCAACCTTTATTTAATTCTACTTACTTCATAGAAATAGGAGAAACAGGAAATTTGGATAAATGGAATTTCTTTCTCAAAAATAATTCTAATACTATTTTACTTGGTTCAGGCACTATAGGCAAATTATCTACTGATCCATCAATCTGCCGTTTCAAAATAAATAAAGCTACGGATACAACTTGGCGCATAGAAACAGATTATTCAGGAGGCTCTAACTTTAATTTTGAACAACTAATACTAGATACCTTTTCTGTGCAAATTTCTAATGCCCTTTTTGGTTTAGAGTGTAACTATACTGAAACAAGAAAAGATAAATTTACTTTTGATGATATCTTAATTTATCATTCCGGGATTGATACCTCTGCCCCTGAAATTATTTCTGCAAAAGCAATTTCTGAAAATAAGATACTCATTCAATTCAATGAACCCATTGATTTGTTATCTTCATTATTAGTTTCAAATTATACTGTACCCACCATTGGAAATCCGGATTCAATCATTTTTCTCAGTGGTTCAAATTCTATTTATGAACTTGCATTCTCGAAATTTTTTGTTTCAAATCAAATATATCATCTTGAATATCATAATATAGAAGATTTAAAAGGCAATACCAATTTTAATATAAAAGAGATACCATTTACTTATGAAAAAATAGAAGAGCCCATTAAAGGCGATCTGTTAATTAATGAATTTTTAGCTGACCCTTCGCCATCTATAGGTTTACCAGAAGTAGAATTTATTGAATTAATAAATACAACACATAAAAAATTAAACTTACAGGGTCTCTCCGTTTCAGATGGTGGTTCTTCAAAAGCTCAATTTTCAAATAATATCATCAATCCGAATGAAATTATTATCTGTTGTCCGATTAAAGATACAAGTAGTTATAAATTGTTTGGTTCTGTCGTTGGTTTAAATAATTTTCCAAGCCTAAATAACTCAGGAGATTATATTATCCTAAAAAATTCAAAAGATGAAATTCTTGATGAAATTTATTATTCCGATTCTTGGTTTGAAACATCAGCTCAAAAAGAAGGAGGTTATAGTTTAGAATTAACCAATACCCTTCAATCTTGTAAAGGACAATTTGTTTGGAGGCCATCAAGCAGTTTAATTGGCGGAACTCCAGGTATGCCTAATTCATATACAACTCTTGTTAAAGATTCAACTGGTCCAATATTAATAGATGCTATTCCATTAAGTCAATGGGAAATTAAATTAAAATTTAATGAAGTCTTGGATATAAATAGCGCCACCAATCCATTGAATTATAATATTTTTCCATCACGATCTGTTGCCTCAATTGACTTAATATCATTTTCTGAAAATGAAGTAGTTATTTTATTAGATGAACCTTTAATAAATAGTATTTCCTATACCATTACATTAAAAGATATTTTAGATTGTATTGGAAATAAAATGATTACCATAAATACATTAATAGAATTACCATCCACTCCTGAATATAATGATTTATTGTGGAACGAAGTTTTATTCAATCCAAAGAGTGGTGGATCAGATTATGTTGAAATATACAATAATAGTAATAAATTATTATCGTTAGATCAATTATATATTTCTAACCCTTCATGGCAAAACAATTGGATTAAAATTAATAATGATAAATTAATTTATCCTCATACGTATTTAGCACTGGCCACAAATAAAAAAAACACAATAGAATCATATCCCCATTCTGATTCTTCATTAATCCTAGAATCATCTTTGCCCTTGTTGGATGATGACAAAGGATCTCTTGTCTTGTCCTATTTTAATAAAACTACATTCAAGTTAATTGATTCCTTTTCATATGACAAAAATTGGCACAATCCACTGTTAACTTTAACTGAAGGGATTTCTTTAGAAAAAATAAATCCTTCATTTGTTTCTGATAAAGCTCAAAATTGGCAATCAGCATCAAAACAAATTTATTATGGCAGTCCAGGATTAAAAAATAGTCAGTTTATAGATACTTTTTTAAATGATAAGCACAAGCTATATCAGTTATTAAATACTACTATTAGTCCAAATCAAGATGGATTTCAAGATGTGCTGTCAATTCAATTTAATTTGGATTTGGCCGGATACAAAATAAATGCAGAAATTTACAATCTATCTGGATTTCTTATAAAAACAATATCTCAAGATTTAATTGCTACAAAAGATTTTATGAATTGGTTTGGAGAAGACAATAATAATAAACCCGTTTTTTCTGGCAATTATATTTTAAATTTGATTTTGATTCATCCCAATGGATCAAAAAAACATTTTAAAGAAAATATTAAAGTAGATAATAACTAA